The Acetivibrio saccincola genome window below encodes:
- a CDS encoding ABC transporter ATP-binding protein: protein MPFNNFRKDETLKETVNIKVVIRLFSYLRPYILRVLNVLFLIGMVILVELLNPYFIKVGIDKYIANSNVKIANSNVKGLLILGGIMAFANVVAMVCAKYRILIMAGVSNKILFSIRQELYNHIQNLSFDFFDNRSVGKILARIVGDVNSLYDLFTNSVTNLIPELIKMVVIATIMFSMNYKLALVSFSTLPVLCVLMFFIQIVSRRRWQIVRKKSSNLNAYSHEIFSGIRVVQGFNSEEKTKRVFWELLNEFKNSFIRAVRMNDMFWPLVELSWGGGTVLVFMYGLRLLNAGEITIGGLVAFTSYISMFWVPVMNISNFYNILITNLAGAERIFEIMDIKPGIKDSEDAVIMPEIKGKVEFKNVTFGYDKKQTVLENVSFTVKERETVALVGPTGAGKTTIINLISRFYETSKGKVLIDGMDVTKVTLESLRSQLGIMLQDTFLFSGTVKDNIRYGRLDASDEEIIEAAKAVCAHEFIMELPDGYDTDVNERGSRLSAGQRQLIAFARVLLANPRILILDEATASIDTYTEKLVQKGIQRLLEGRTSFVIAHRLSTIQNADRIMFIDDRGIKEEGTHDELIKKKGAYYELFMSQFKFLDGDDFTDFSAATV, encoded by the coding sequence ATGCCTTTTAACAATTTTAGAAAAGATGAAACTTTAAAGGAAACTGTAAATATAAAAGTGGTAATACGGCTGTTTTCATACCTAAGACCCTATATTTTAAGGGTTTTAAATGTTCTGTTTTTAATCGGAATGGTGATTCTTGTTGAGCTTTTAAATCCTTATTTTATAAAGGTTGGAATTGATAAATATATTGCAAACAGTAATGTAAAAATTGCAAACAGTAATGTAAAAGGCCTTTTAATATTGGGAGGTATTATGGCTTTTGCAAATGTTGTTGCAATGGTTTGTGCAAAATACAGAATACTTATAATGGCCGGGGTATCTAATAAAATACTTTTTTCAATAAGGCAGGAGCTTTATAACCATATTCAAAATCTTTCATTTGATTTTTTTGACAACAGGTCGGTGGGAAAGATATTAGCACGTATAGTAGGTGATGTAAACTCATTATATGACCTTTTTACAAACAGCGTAACAAATCTTATTCCCGAGCTAATAAAAATGGTAGTAATTGCCACTATAATGTTTTCTATGAATTATAAACTGGCACTGGTTTCCTTCAGTACCCTTCCTGTACTTTGTGTTTTAATGTTTTTCATTCAAATAGTGTCAAGGAGAAGGTGGCAGATAGTAAGGAAGAAGTCATCCAATTTAAATGCCTACAGTCATGAAATATTTTCAGGAATAAGGGTTGTCCAGGGATTTAATAGTGAGGAAAAAACCAAAAGGGTTTTTTGGGAACTTTTAAATGAATTTAAAAATTCGTTTATAAGGGCAGTAAGAATGAATGACATGTTCTGGCCATTGGTGGAATTGTCCTGGGGCGGCGGGACGGTGCTGGTTTTTATGTACGGGTTAAGACTTTTAAATGCAGGTGAAATTACAATAGGTGGTTTAGTGGCGTTCACAAGTTATATATCAATGTTTTGGGTACCTGTTATGAATATATCTAATTTTTATAATATATTAATTACAAATTTAGCCGGTGCCGAAAGAATATTTGAAATAATGGATATTAAACCGGGTATTAAAGACAGTGAAGATGCTGTTATAATGCCAGAAATTAAAGGAAAAGTGGAATTTAAAAATGTAACTTTCGGATATGATAAAAAGCAGACAGTGCTGGAAAATGTAAGTTTTACCGTGAAGGAGAGAGAAACTGTTGCATTGGTAGGTCCTACAGGGGCGGGAAAAACTACAATTATAAATCTTATAAGCAGGTTTTATGAGACTTCAAAGGGTAAGGTTTTAATAGATGGAATGGATGTAACCAAAGTGACGCTTGAAAGCCTTAGAAGCCAACTGGGAATTATGCTTCAGGACACATTTCTCTTTTCGGGAACGGTGAAGGACAATATAAGGTATGGAAGGCTGGATGCAAGTGATGAAGAAATTATAGAGGCAGCAAAAGCAGTTTGTGCACATGAATTTATAATGGAGCTGCCGGACGGCTATGATACCGATGTAAATGAAAGAGGTTCTAGACTGTCGGCAGGTCAAAGACAGCTTATTGCTTTTGCAAGGGTGCTTTTGGCAAATCCCAGGATACTTATACTGGATGAAGCTACCGCAAGTATTGACACTTATACTGAAAAACTTGTACAAAAAGGAATACAAAGACTTTTAGAAGGAAGAACATCCTTTGTAATTGCCCACAGGCTTTCAACTATACAAAATGCAGACAGGATAATGTTTATTGATGACAGAGGCATTAAAGAAGAGGGAACTCATGATGAGCTTATAAAGAAAAAAGGTGCGTATTATGAGCTCTTTATGTCTCAGTTTAAATTTTTAGATGGGGATGATTTCACTGATTTTTCAGCTGCTACAGTGTAA
- a CDS encoding M4 family metallopeptidase yields MKALVRILCIILTASIIVSGTTVSYGSTGVISTEGIEEFVPEIALMNKRGDEVTFVLGKLTEKSDELPEEIVKKVYAKSSKDLKTKLEGMEFEITGKFINSMGRTVIKTVQVVDGVPVYGSERNFHINHEGVLEVISGKNVENIRKLIKKSNSLKISEKEIAEIIEKNLGQETDIFKMSEPELILYPVNDTYEYVYKVVVSISKPEPDSFTYYISGENLEVVNIEKSSTNVKTTVYGTGIGEFGLVENLKMVEEDEMYYLINLDGNFETGEGVNFYIFSSPQNHFEAEPDAVISRVPHGVDAHYNLTGVIDFFNHYFNRNSYDDNWGLIKCRIMFGPHNARAERYGNWGEHSEIWFYNRKPLDEDGNEIVDGRSTAAALDIAAHEFIHLVLFHEGLEYNNDHENMVLHEGLADVFGVICEYALEDYLLSKEKANWFIGEDTGRAMRNAAYPEITHYSGVLEMDPFIPHKGGGVITKAAYLIAEGGSHNGREIKGIGYSKLANIFYSAMTDGYIVPYSSLKDFASYAVAVVNLFEDEKYSHTSIKGKKNIYYDQYDINTVIEAFTSVGLLPEAPENFKVTNIDGLSVDFAWDEIPGGRYGIYRRKPGSTCLPEKVAEIEEPQITLESLPGTYDYYIALVDGRGKRISAFSDAVTVEAYLKAPENFRESFRIGLIVQLRWDHSGVPGTRYGIYMKCSCLPGEPVKVAETPFNMFYTISIWGSYDYYVAIVDENGNRISDYSNKVTVENCLVLH; encoded by the coding sequence ATGAAAGCTTTAGTAAGAATTCTCTGCATTATTTTGACAGCAAGTATTATTGTAAGTGGCACTACCGTCAGCTATGGAAGCACCGGGGTAATCAGTACAGAAGGAATTGAAGAATTTGTGCCGGAAATAGCTTTAATGAACAAAAGGGGCGATGAGGTAACATTTGTTTTAGGGAAACTAACAGAGAAGTCAGATGAGTTGCCGGAAGAGATAGTAAAAAAGGTTTATGCTAAAAGTTCTAAAGATCTAAAAACAAAATTAGAAGGAATGGAATTTGAGATAACCGGAAAGTTTATAAATTCAATGGGTAGAACGGTTATAAAGACGGTACAAGTGGTAGACGGGGTACCTGTGTATGGAAGCGAAAGAAATTTTCACATAAATCATGAAGGTGTTCTGGAAGTCATATCTGGAAAAAATGTTGAAAACATCAGGAAATTAATTAAAAAAAGCAATTCTTTAAAAATCTCAGAAAAAGAAATAGCAGAAATAATAGAAAAGAATTTAGGTCAGGAAACTGATATTTTTAAAATGTCTGAACCTGAGTTAATTCTCTATCCTGTCAACGACACCTATGAATATGTGTATAAAGTTGTAGTAAGCATATCTAAACCGGAGCCTGACAGCTTTACATACTACATTTCCGGAGAAAATTTAGAGGTAGTTAATATTGAAAAATCTTCAACAAACGTAAAAACAACTGTTTATGGCACAGGGATTGGTGAATTCGGACTGGTGGAAAATTTAAAAATGGTTGAAGAAGATGAAATGTATTATTTAATAAATTTAGATGGCAATTTTGAAACAGGTGAAGGAGTAAATTTCTATATATTTAGCAGTCCGCAAAATCATTTTGAGGCAGAACCGGACGCGGTAATAAGCAGGGTTCCTCATGGTGTGGATGCCCATTACAATTTAACCGGGGTAATAGACTTTTTTAATCATTATTTTAACAGGAATTCCTATGATGATAATTGGGGGTTAATAAAGTGCAGGATAATGTTTGGTCCTCACAATGCACGTGCAGAACGGTATGGTAATTGGGGAGAGCACAGTGAAATATGGTTTTATAACAGGAAACCCCTTGATGAGGATGGCAATGAAATAGTTGATGGAAGAAGTACAGCTGCGGCATTGGATATTGCAGCACATGAATTTATACATCTGGTACTTTTCCACGAAGGGTTGGAATATAATAATGACCATGAAAATATGGTCTTACATGAGGGGTTGGCGGATGTATTCGGAGTTATATGCGAGTATGCTTTAGAAGACTATCTTCTAAGTAAAGAAAAAGCTAATTGGTTTATAGGTGAGGATACGGGAAGAGCCATGAGAAATGCTGCATATCCTGAAATTACACATTACAGTGGTGTTTTAGAAATGGATCCCTTTATACCACATAAAGGGGGAGGAGTTATTACAAAGGCAGCATATCTTATTGCGGAAGGCGGCAGCCACAATGGCAGAGAAATTAAAGGAATAGGTTATAGCAAACTTGCAAATATATTTTACAGTGCTATGACTGACGGCTATATTGTGCCCTACTCATCATTAAAGGATTTTGCAAGCTATGCCGTTGCTGTTGTCAATCTATTTGAAGATGAAAAGTATAGTCATACTTCTATTAAAGGCAAAAAGAACATTTATTATGACCAGTATGATATTAACACTGTAATAGAAGCTTTCACTTCAGTGGGACTTTTACCTGAAGCTCCTGAGAATTTCAAAGTGACCAATATAGACGGTTTGTCCGTTGATTTTGCATGGGATGAGATACCTGGAGGAAGATATGGAATATACAGAAGAAAACCTGGTTCTACGTGCCTTCCTGAAAAGGTGGCAGAGATAGAGGAGCCTCAAATTACTTTAGAGAGTCTGCCGGGTACATATGATTATTACATAGCATTAGTTGACGGAAGAGGAAAGAGAATATCAGCCTTCAGTGATGCTGTAACTGTTGAAGCCTATTTAAAGGCACCTGAAAATTTTAGAGAGTCTTTCAGAATAGGGTTAATAGTACAGCTTAGATGGGATCATAGCGGGGTACCGGGTACACGCTACGGAATATACATGAAGTGTTCATGTTTGCCGGGTGAGCCTGTAAAGGTGGCAGAAACCCCATTTAATATGTTTTATACAATTTCCATATGGGGAAGTTATGATTACTATGTAGCAATTGTAGATGAAAATGGTAATAGAATATCGGACTACAGTAATAAAGTGACTGTTGAAAATTGCCTTGTATTGCATTAA
- a CDS encoding MinD/ParA family ATP-binding protein yields the protein MRILLIAGTMHDITLCYRGEKASIVNREVLFLDNALEFIETLDMMPEGLLIIEQFFSNDFSDDNLISLLEWMKDNNMRDVPVVFLTRDYYKASGIISEYPNVTIMVSDYVRIPAFLLKEAYEKLTVKAKENLKEEKNLKEKIQKEEKDDAKKKKSILDRFKLSFKKNQESEEINQLAKEFEKISRSINRVVAITGRRVSGVTSSVVNIAVEASKRGLNTIIVDMDIDYRSTNMYFSEFHEKTKRDEEMNASLIRTLAKPQDYMITAFNIKENLWLTSLGYDFNDARLIEQFYNSVKLSGMLSVFRNQFNLIILDMPLDLLKNFKEALIYVDVFGLCVSNNLHSILSTLRNLEVVFDPGSLMHINAKSKLLVTKYNNRSRFQGDIFTQDRICQVMTSGLSKHFTYPITSAGIIPFSQEFDLQIERDIPIIYTAKDFEEAFGNILLRLMEGAK from the coding sequence TTGAGAATTCTTTTGATAGCCGGAACAATGCATGATATAACTTTATGTTATAGGGGGGAAAAAGCAAGTATAGTCAACAGGGAGGTCTTATTCTTAGATAATGCATTGGAGTTTATTGAAACTCTGGATATGATGCCTGAAGGATTGTTAATAATTGAGCAATTTTTTTCAAATGATTTTAGTGATGACAATTTAATAAGTCTTTTAGAATGGATGAAAGACAATAACATGAGAGATGTGCCTGTAGTTTTTTTGACCAGGGACTATTATAAAGCATCCGGGATAATTAGTGAGTATCCAAATGTAACTATAATGGTGTCAGATTATGTTAGAATTCCGGCTTTTCTTTTAAAAGAGGCTTATGAAAAATTAACTGTTAAAGCAAAAGAAAATCTCAAGGAAGAGAAGAATCTGAAAGAGAAAATACAAAAAGAAGAAAAAGATGATGCTAAAAAGAAAAAATCCATATTAGACAGGTTCAAATTAAGTTTTAAGAAAAATCAAGAGTCAGAAGAAATAAACCAGTTAGCAAAAGAATTTGAAAAGATAAGCAGGAGCATAAACAGGGTTGTTGCAATTACAGGGCGCAGGGTATCAGGAGTAACCAGCTCCGTTGTAAATATAGCTGTTGAAGCTTCGAAAAGAGGCTTAAACACTATAATAGTAGATATGGATATTGACTATAGAAGTACCAATATGTACTTTAGTGAGTTTCATGAGAAAACAAAAAGAGATGAAGAAATGAATGCTTCTCTTATAAGAACTCTTGCAAAACCCCAGGATTATATGATTACAGCCTTTAACATTAAAGAAAACTTATGGTTAACATCTTTAGGATATGATTTTAATGATGCAAGGCTTATAGAACAGTTTTACAATAGTGTAAAACTTTCTGGTATGTTGTCGGTTTTTAGGAATCAGTTTAATTTGATAATTTTAGATATGCCTTTGGATTTACTAAAAAACTTTAAAGAAGCTCTTATATATGTGGATGTATTTGGTTTGTGTGTTTCAAATAATCTTCATTCAATACTTAGCACATTGAGAAATTTGGAGGTGGTTTTTGATCCCGGAAGCCTTATGCATATAAATGCAAAATCTAAATTATTAGTAACAAAATATAATAATAGGTCCAGATTTCAAGGAGATATATTTACACAGGACAGAATATGCCAAGTCATGACATCAGGGTTAAGTAAGCATTTTACTTATCCAATAACTTCAGCGGGAATTATTCCATTTAGTCAAGAATTTGACTTACAAATTGAAAGAGATATTCCGATAATATACACAGCGAAAGATTTTGAAGAAGCATTTGGAAATATATTATTGAGATTAATGGAGGGGGCTAAATAA
- a CDS encoding CpaB family protein, which produces MDLSNIKSVSPGKKFLKKFFAVIFAIGVIVVSYIVLSNADKAATDTIEVLRVKSGSGIPAFTVLTEDKIEKYKLIRKEYTEDMVLAEDISTIINKYTKYYLRQNSILYKDQFTEEKPLRNKWLYEMNEENEVLTLPYNLLECGGDILMPGDRVRIRVSYEVETTKQEPAGTGNNPNQVVTVTRGKTIKTDILFESIVVKDMLNANSQSIYEVYQEVLKLDEDTRQEVMKSEDFLKSIQPRALLLEGTKEQMNKFSEYNAYSGKSFLITILSRAESDVILDFRDEVGLYGIER; this is translated from the coding sequence ATGGATTTAAGCAATATAAAAAGTGTTTCACCAGGCAAAAAATTCTTAAAAAAATTCTTTGCTGTAATTTTTGCCATAGGAGTTATTGTTGTTTCTTATATCGTATTAAGTAATGCAGACAAAGCTGCAACTGACACAATTGAAGTTTTGAGGGTTAAGTCAGGCAGCGGGATTCCTGCTTTTACAGTGTTAACAGAGGACAAGATTGAAAAATATAAACTTATTAGAAAAGAATATACAGAAGATATGGTTTTAGCAGAAGATATTTCTACCATCATAAACAAATATACCAAGTATTATTTGAGGCAAAACAGCATACTTTACAAGGATCAGTTTACAGAAGAAAAACCACTGAGAAATAAATGGCTCTATGAAATGAATGAAGAAAATGAGGTACTTACCCTTCCCTATAATCTTTTAGAGTGCGGTGGTGACATACTTATGCCGGGTGACAGGGTGAGAATACGTGTGTCATACGAGGTTGAAACTACAAAGCAGGAGCCGGCAGGTACCGGAAACAACCCGAATCAGGTTGTAACAGTGACCAGGGGAAAAACAATTAAGACAGATATATTATTTGAAAGCATTGTTGTAAAAGATATGTTAAATGCAAACAGCCAATCCATATATGAAGTGTACCAAGAGGTTCTTAAATTAGATGAAGATACCCGGCAAGAGGTTATGAAGAGTGAGGATTTTTTAAAAAGCATCCAGCCTAGGGCTCTTTTACTTGAAGGTACAAAGGAGCAAATGAATAAATTTTCTGAATACAATGCTTATTCAGGTAAAAGCTTTTTAATAACCATTTTAAGCAGGGCGGAAAGCGATGTAATACTGGATTTTAGAGATGAGGTGGGGTTATATGGGATTGAAAGGTAA
- a CDS encoding ATPase: MGLKGKKRLSEIIDKISSKDLIGAELQESKLMYSVIGFIPSCDFVDNALLISNLGYLLSQKGLNTCILDFKVFYPNLYQYLDVTPNKKSDGLIKVLKSDKVDIRGELLSTRYERLYLLSPSPHDLMEEYFDFEFENVERVINTLKSIFDVVLIDIPNNPPLEFCLGAVKYCHMGFFTATERVECAGNMIKFLDYAASVGISTSKFTNVIFMNVMGFDYDFKIMEEMGFNIVAKIPFVKSAFTYALEGRIYVKDNPLINKFFRRELYELADGLAEQ; this comes from the coding sequence ATGGGATTGAAAGGTAAGAAGAGATTATCTGAAATAATAGACAAAATATCTTCAAAAGATTTAATCGGAGCGGAGCTTCAAGAAAGTAAGCTTATGTATAGTGTAATTGGATTTATTCCTTCCTGTGATTTTGTAGATAATGCTCTTTTAATAAGCAATTTAGGTTACCTTCTAAGCCAGAAGGGGTTAAATACTTGCATTTTAGATTTTAAAGTTTTTTATCCCAATTTGTATCAGTATTTAGATGTAACACCTAACAAGAAATCAGATGGATTAATTAAGGTGCTAAAAAGTGATAAAGTTGACATAAGAGGGGAATTGCTTAGTACAAGGTATGAAAGGCTGTATCTTTTGTCCCCAAGTCCCCATGATTTAATGGAGGAATACTTTGATTTTGAATTTGAAAATGTGGAACGTGTAATAAATACCCTAAAAAGTATATTTGATGTTGTGCTTATTGATATTCCAAATAACCCGCCTTTGGAATTTTGTCTAGGAGCAGTAAAATACTGTCACATGGGTTTTTTTACTGCTACTGAAAGGGTGGAATGTGCCGGGAATATGATAAAATTTTTGGATTATGCTGCTTCAGTAGGAATAAGCACTTCAAAGTTTACAAATGTAATATTTATGAATGTTATGGGATTTGATTACGATTTTAAAATCATGGAAGAAATGGGATTTAACATTGTAGCAAAAATTCCTTTTGTTAAATCAGCATTTACATATGCACTTGAAGGAAGAATTTATGTTAAAGATAATCCGCTCATAAATAAGTTTTTCAGAAGAGAATTATATGAGCTTGCGGACGGGCTTGCAGAACAGTAA
- a CDS encoding ATPase, T2SS/T4P/T4SS family gives MLTRGKISNMQQKLSYKPDANENSEALKNKFTTISFDEALELCQKYITKIATNAFRRENDPARKREMTRSYIYEFVDSQKPKVEGFDDLSDLKKALVNEITHYGPITKAMMDPTIDEIRANAPDQIFVESGGKTIRWDQNFTDREHMERIISKLIGVSKVRLTPKIPMVNARTIEGYRVNATHAEISPYNMPAFVVRKFNKKSITPEVMIKNETFSTNMFKLLSLIPKANLSWITVGPTGSGKTTLNEILVKEINPLYRIITIENPSEMRLIRREGNSEHGRVINDVLQYESVPDDDDSSPATMENLLINAMRQSPHWIGPGELRTPGEFATALRAAQTGHYFFTTLHAEGDKEAIYRFLTAYLMASNEPAELALRNICNAVKFIIYQEKLADGARKVTSISEVLGSEGLEPIINPIYKFVCEDVLEEEGTHRVIKILGRHVRVGKLSEKVQQSMLKAGIKKSRFKFLTEPPKSTEREVYEPDGLNIDY, from the coding sequence TTGCTTACCAGAGGCAAAATCAGTAATATGCAGCAAAAATTATCTTATAAACCTGATGCAAATGAAAATAGCGAAGCTTTGAAAAATAAGTTTACAACCATTAGTTTTGATGAAGCTTTAGAACTATGTCAAAAGTATATTACTAAAATAGCTACTAATGCATTCAGAAGAGAAAACGATCCTGCAAGAAAGAGGGAAATGACAAGGTCATACATTTATGAGTTTGTAGATTCCCAAAAACCTAAAGTAGAGGGATTTGATGATTTAAGTGATTTAAAAAAAGCCCTTGTCAATGAAATAACCCATTATGGTCCCATTACAAAGGCCATGATGGATCCTACAATAGATGAAATAAGAGCTAATGCCCCTGATCAAATTTTTGTTGAAAGTGGAGGTAAAACAATCCGCTGGGATCAGAATTTTACTGACAGAGAGCATATGGAAAGGATAATATCCAAGCTTATAGGTGTGTCTAAAGTAAGACTTACACCTAAAATACCTATGGTGAATGCCCGGACAATTGAAGGATACAGGGTGAATGCAACACATGCGGAAATATCCCCGTATAATATGCCTGCTTTTGTTGTCAGAAAGTTTAACAAAAAAAGCATTACTCCGGAAGTGATGATAAAGAACGAAACTTTTTCAACAAATATGTTTAAGCTTCTTTCCCTCATTCCAAAGGCTAATTTGTCATGGATTACAGTGGGACCTACCGGTAGTGGTAAAACCACTTTAAATGAGATTTTGGTAAAGGAAATCAATCCTTTATACAGGATTATAACCATAGAGAACCCGTCAGAGATGAGGCTTATACGCAGGGAAGGCAATAGTGAACACGGCAGGGTAATTAATGACGTTTTGCAGTATGAATCGGTTCCGGACGATGATGATTCAAGTCCTGCAACTATGGAAAACCTTCTTATTAATGCCATGAGACAGTCCCCTCATTGGATTGGCCCCGGTGAGCTTAGAACTCCCGGAGAATTTGCCACTGCCCTAAGGGCTGCACAAACTGGTCATTATTTCTTTACGACACTGCATGCTGAGGGGGACAAAGAAGCAATATACAGGTTTTTGACAGCGTATCTTATGGCATCTAATGAACCTGCAGAACTTGCACTTAGAAATATATGCAATGCTGTAAAATTCATAATATACCAGGAAAAGTTAGCAGACGGAGCCAGAAAAGTTACATCCATATCTGAGGTATTAGGATCGGAAGGTTTAGAACCAATAATAAACCCTATTTATAAATTTGTATGTGAAGATGTTTTAGAGGAAGAGGGAACTCACAGGGTGATTAAAATACTTGGAAGACATGTAAGAGTTGGTAAGCTTTCTGAAAAAGTCCAACAGTCTATGCTAAAAGCAGGTATTAAAAAAAGTAGGTTTAAATTTTTAACAGAGCCTCCAAAATCTACAGAAAGAGAGGTGTATGAGCCGGATGGACTTAACATTGATTATTAG